The DNA sequence ATCATAAACACCAAGCCtcacataaacataaaaagaaaaattgaagcaATAAAATGGATTGTGGCCTGGAATTATTAGAGCCATAGATTGAAGAGCCTCCAACAATTGCAATTTCAGGACGAGATAGTAAGAACTTGGGAAAAAGAAGGAACATAATAAATTGCTTCTTTTGGGATATTTTAACAACCCCCCATTTGGTATATCAAAccattccttttttttcttttcctattcTTCGTTGTGTTTATTGGTAGTTGAGAAATATGGCAATTATTTGACACATCAAAGGGTGTCAAATCAGAAGGCTGGTCTGATGAAGCTCCAACTAAAAACATCAAGGAGTTGTATCTGCATCGCTTGAGCTTGTTGGCAGTGGTATTGAGGGACTATCAAAAGGAAATCAGTGATGAAAGATCGGATGGAAGGAGAAGAACCAAGAGTTTAAATTTTGGTTTCCATAGATTGAGAGAGTATGTCTCGCTGTAAGAGAGAGAGCAAGACAACACTTATGGTATTACGTGTTGCAGTAAAGTATAATGTTTATTATGCTCTACTTGGTGATCCTAGTTATTATGACTTGATAAGTATTGCCTATGTGAGAATCTTGGTGTTTATCATGGAAGCATAGTTGAAGCCTTGACTGCGCACTGCAGACACTTATTCACAACTAAATTACCTCTTATTGAGAGTCCTCCATGCATCCAGCTTTTTTCTGTATGCATTAATGCATactatttcttcttcaatttgcTTTAGGATTTTACTGCATCCGACTAATTATACATTATGCACAAATTAGTTTTGACAATCATGTTTACAGGATGGGACTTTGGGGGAAGAGTTTAACAGAGAATCAATTGAACGTGATGAAAGGAGACTTACTGAACTGGGTCGCCGGActattgagatattcatgttAGCCCATGTATTCAGGTAAGCCAAATTAAATGTTAATGGCTGATCATGAGGTGGGCTGTCAAGAATGTAGAGAAGTAGCCTATTATTAACATTGTCTTTGGTATTCTGCTTTTGTTGTTCTTGCAGATCTTCTATGAAATATACACTATAGTTGATAATGTGTCCATTCTCAAAATTTCTGGTCATGTTGTGTATGTTTTGCACGTAATAACCACTAGCAGTATAACCTTCTCAAAAGATCTTCTATATTTTGCACGTAATAACCTTCTCTCTTGCATTGTTcagacacacacacatatatgtataatgtatGGTGTTTATATCTAATGTTTATGCATGTTACATgtgttcaattttttcaacattaTCATATTGTATCGATTCTTAGCTTTTTTTTGCTGCTCTAGCAGTAAAATTGAAGTTGCATACCTGGAGGCTGTTTCTCTGAAGATGCAAGAAGAGCTCATACGGGAAGAGGAGGCAGCTTGGCTTGCTGAGATTGAGCACAGAGCAAAGCGTGCAGCAGTGGATAAGGAAAAGAAGTCTAAAAAGAAACAGGTTTTATTTCAGTTATCTTTCTTACCTTGCAGTCTTTAGTAGTTCCTGTCATTGGATGATACTGTTTTAGACTTCTATGGTTGAAGTAATTCGACATACAGCTAAGAAGTTAGTCATGGTAATCTATTATTCTCAAATATGATTCCCCTGTGGCACCGTGTAAATTCATTCTGTTCGCTGTCTGTGATAAGTGTTTACTTTGTTCGAAAAGCTACCTTCATCACACTCCTCACCTGTTTGCTTGGTGTGAGTGCATGTTGCATGTGTATCTCTTTCGCGCTTAATTTACATCTTTCGAGAACATATGCTtcctaaaattcaaaatgaagCTTCATTGATTTTGAAACCTGCATGTAAGAGTGATAACTTGTTGATACTGCCATTAAAGAGAATGTATGATTTCTGGTATACATTAAGTAGATAAGAGCGATCTTCTCAACAAAGTTTTTGCATCACTTCCATTGATACCTGCTTCTCTAGATTTCACGGAAGATGTTGTTATTACTATGTCTGCCCTCTAAATTcttatattctttttccctCCTCTCGCTTTATATCCCTTTTCTATTTGCCATATCTCTTTTGTTTCAGAAAGCCTGGAATCATGAGAAAGTTTAATAATGCCGTCCACAACTAAAATTTCAGGCCAAGCAGAAACGAAATAATCGTAAAAGTAAAGACAAGGGAAAGGACGACAAGTCTCTCAGTATTATACAAGACAAAATTGAGCAAGATATTGACATTGTCAAGAGAAAAGACTCATTACCTGCCGACTCCCAGTCGTTACTTGAAAAATCCGATGCTGTGGAAGATGTTTCGGATATTTCTGATTCTGAGGAATGTATTCCTGAAATATTACCACCAGATTTAGAAGACAGAGATGTGAGTCCTGGCAATTGGGACACCGATACTTCTGAAATGCATCCTCCAACAGAAGCCAGTAGCAGTGGGATTAGTGGACTTTCAAGTGTGCAAAATGGAACAGAAGGAAGAAGTTCATCTGCCGTGGATGATAGCTCATCCACTTGTTCATCTGACTCAGTTCCTTCTGTTGTCATAAGTATCCCACAGAGAGGAAATTCTCATAAccagaaaaatataaaatctccCAGCAGGTAATCAATAACCTTACACGTACTCTGATTTACTCCTAGTTTATGGAAAATGTGACAACTTCTTGCTTCAACGTTTTAGGGGGAGGAACCACCAAAGCAAATTAAAGTCTAACCAAGCTGGTTCGGTTAAAGAAGAAGTGTCTCATCCATCTAAAGTGGTGTTAGATGCAGTGATTAAAGTTAATCGATCTCAAAGTTCCAAGGCTGTTAAACCTCTTTCTCAGGTGGCTCATCATTCTGATAGGGTGGCAATTGGGGCTGAGCATCAAATGCCCAAGATggtatttcttttcatttcgattttttgatatattgatGGAAATGTGTGAAGCTGATAGTTATATATGAACAGATCTTGTTGCCGCCATGCTATTGGTTATTATGCCAATCCCATGGCTTTGGGATTATTTATCTATTCCTATCAATTTATCTAGGTGGTTTCTGACTAGACGATAGTGCATTTTTCTTGATTGCACCAGTTGTGCATCCTTTTGACTGTCTTTCTTTAACTTCTAATAAGCCTCAATTGTCTAGGGATCAATCTGTCACTTTCACCCTACTTGTAACAAACTAAATTTCTGCATTTTTGTCATAGGATGAAGAATCTGACTCGTCTAGGAAGTTTGTCACCAGAAGTGTGGATGTCGATACATCTGAGGATAAGGAAGCTTCTCTATGCAGGAGCCCTTCGAAAAGCATACCACTTATTGCTCCTACAGAAATGGACTCGAAGGTTAATGTGGAAGGCAAGAAATCTTCTTCGAACAGGCTGAACCAAGCTGACAGATCAGTCATGTTGGTTTCAGATACGCAGAAGATTGCAACACCGAAGCTCACTGAAAATCTAACCAGTCATCAAGTGCTTGAGAGTGAAAAACCTCCAATACAGCCCATGATGATTAAAGCTGATAAGACCTCACTGACATCGATGCCGGTTATATCAAGACCCTTGAGTGCCCCTCTAACTCCTGGTTCTGTCGCTGCTGTTTCTGTGGTCCCGACAGCACCTGTATTGGCTCGTTCAGTAAGTGCTGCTGGTCGCCTGGGGCTTGAACCTGCTGTTCCTAAAACTCAAAACCATTTTCCACAGTCATATCGGAATGCAATTGTGGGTGGCGCTGCTACTGGAAGCTTTCCTGCTTTTACTCAGAATCATTCTGCAAGTTCAGTGGTGAATGCATCCGTTGCGTACTCACATGCACCTCCCCTTGTATCTACGCCCATGTTCTCATCAAGTAGCTCTGATTTGATGGAAACAAATCAATCTAAGCCAAGTTTTTCATTTGGAATGATGAGTCACCACGATAGATTACAGAACGGACCTCTCTGGGTAGACTCTTATCAGAGGGAAAACAGCAGGAAGCAACCTGATCCCGGACATCATGCTTCGCAGCTTAATGGTATGCAGAGTCATGATTTATATAGTTCATCACGTGTCAGGTCACATGACCATCTTCAATCTGGGATCTCAGCCTGCACAACAGGTCGTCAGAACCATGTATTGACAGATGAGTTTCCACACCTAGACATCATCAATGACTTGCTTGATGATGAGCATGGAGTTGGAAATTTATCAGTCTCGGGTTCTGCTTATCAGAATTTCAGCAATGGATCTCACTACCTAAACCGGCATTTTAGTTTCCCCGGTGACCCTGTCATGTCAACGAGCTCATGTAGGTTCGAGAGGATGCAAAGCTATCAGCACAACATATTACACCATAGTTATGGAGGAGCTTCTCATGATACCCTCGGCCACATGATTCCTCAAGCTAGCTCTCAACCATATGCGAATAACGGGCAGATTGATGGTTTCATTCCGAACCAGTGGCAAGTGGCTGGTCCTGATCTGTCCTTCCTGAGTGCCCAGGCCACAGAGAACGACAGCCGTCCTTACAGCATGGCAGACTATCAAAACCTCACTGTTGATGTCAATGGATACGCAGTGTTTCGACCATCAAATGGATTctgaattttatatatatggcAGTGATTTGCCTCGAGAAGGATGGAGACTGGATATGGAGTGATGATGTTTGTTATTAAACATTTTGTAAAGGTGATTATGGTTTCTTagttttcttgaaaaaattttaagttcGATATATTTGGTTTACTTTAGTTAGCATTGGATGGATTATCTAACATCAATTTATCTATAGAGTTTTGGTTTTGGTATTGGTATCTCACTTGTATATGTatagttttggttttggtaTCTCACTTGTATTTAATCAGTAgtaatataaaacaaataagtaTCCATGTCCGGGGTAAATTCACAACTCATTCAAAATGTAATACCTTTGTTTCATATTAGTACAAAAAGTTTCATCAGTTATTTAGTTTAGTacattccattatttttatatgagttTATATTTACTCCGTGCATGCGCTGGTGCTATCACCATAGTAAACCGGCGGCCGACAGCTCAACATATTGAAAACAATAATACTCCGTCCGTCTCAAAAATatgttcattttatatttttatgtctcataaaatatggacattccatttatgaaaattatctcaatttattactcatatatatcaagttatttacaacttgtaccaaaattaaaacattaataataataggaatttcattattcattgacactaatttaaatatgaaaggAATTCTTttcctaatattttttctaattcacTCCTtacaacataaaatataacgGTGGGTCCACTACCATGTATTCCCAGCTgcaatattttatctttttctctctcttaagtatgaacatgaaaaaaaaaactaagagagaaattaagagaaagaAGTCTCACATTTTACACTCTCCCCGCCGATCCCAATCATCTCCCCAGCCTTCACGCTGCCGCGCCGCTTGCTTTCCTTTCCATCACCGGTTGTCCATCTCTGTCTCCCCGTCACACATTCTCACAGCTCTGTTTCTCGACCCACCGTTGTCCGACCGCCGCCAGCCTAACACCTCAAATCTCTCTCAATGTCTCTACAATTTCGAATCCTAGGTAAGATTCTTCCTCTACTACATTAATTTTGCTGCTAAACTTACTTATGGTATCCAATTATTGTTCTAAGTTTGAGAGTGAGGAACAAAAAAATCTGCccatttttccaaaatcatGTCTTTTGTAGAattgtagtaataattaaaatcatatgatATCTCTTTTCGATTGTTTAGATAATGGATTAAGGGTTTTACAAAAAAGTCTCAGTGATTTCCGGCCTCTCATTTTGCAGAGGTGGGTAAGAGCTTCTACTTATGATAGTCTTTGCTGAGTGCGAAATGTAAAGAGATGGATTAGAAAAATGGCTTACAATCTTCAATCCCTTATCACCATCCTAGAACAAATTCTTAATCCTGAAGAACTGCGTTGGAATGTTGGTCACAACAAACCACGACTCGAATCCTTACTCGAAAAAGCCAGATTTCTGCAGGAAATTCTTGAAAAGTCTTCACTTACAAAACTAGGAAGTTTGGAGA is a window from the Salvia hispanica cultivar TCC Black 2014 chromosome 1, UniMelb_Shisp_WGS_1.0, whole genome shotgun sequence genome containing:
- the LOC125221067 gene encoding TNF receptor-associated factor homolog 1a-like isoform X1; translated protein: MSVSVTDESGAGRSLEGDLSEQQRCQSEEALIEWRSSGQVENGTPSTSPPYWDSDDGNDGGPKPSDLYGKHTWKIEKFSQINKRELRSNAFEIGGYKWYILIYPHGCDVCNHLSLFLCVANHDKLLPGWSHFAQFTIAVVNKDPKKSKYSDTLHRFWKKEHDWGWKKFMELSKVVDGFVDADTLIIKAQVQVIRERAERPFRCLDHQYRRELVRVYLTNVEQICRRFVEERRGKLGKLIEEKARWSSFFSFWIGMDQNCRRRMSREKTETILKVIVKQFFVEKEVTSTLVMDSLYSGLKVLEGQYKGKENKGKYVDADEVPVPIVRIEKDMFVLVDDVLPLLERAAVEPLPPKEEKGPQNRTKDGTLGEEFNRESIERDERRLTELGRRTIEIFMLAHVFSSKIEVAYLEAVSLKMQEELIREEEAAWLAEIEHRAKRAAVDKEKKSKKKQAKQKRNNRKSKDKGKDDKSLSIIQDKIEQDIDIVKRKDSLPADSQSLLEKSDAVEDVSDISDSEECIPEILPPDLEDRDVSPGNWDTDTSEMHPPTEASSSGISGLSSVQNGTEGRSSSAVDDSSSTCSSDSVPSVVISIPQRGNSHNQKNIKSPSRGRNHQSKLKSNQAGSVKEEVSHPSKVVLDAVIKVNRSQSSKAVKPLSQVAHHSDRVAIGAEHQMPKMDEESDSSRKFVTRSVDVDTSEDKEASLCRSPSKSIPLIAPTEMDSKVNVEGKKSSSNRLNQADRSVMLVSDTQKIATPKLTENLTSHQVLESEKPPIQPMMIKADKTSLTSMPVISRPLSAPLTPGSVAAVSVVPTAPVLARSVSAAGRLGLEPAVPKTQNHFPQSYRNAIVGGAATGSFPAFTQNHSASSVVNASVAYSHAPPLVSTPMFSSSSSDLMETNQSKPSFSFGMMSHHDRLQNGPLWVDSYQRENSRKQPDPGHHASQLNGMQSHDLYSSSRVRSHDHLQSGISACTTGRQNHVLTDEFPHLDIINDLLDDEHGVGNLSVSGSAYQNFSNGSHYLNRHFSFPGDPVMSTSSCRFERMQSYQHNILHHSYGGASHDTLGHMIPQASSQPYANNGQIDGFIPNQWQVAGPDLSFLSAQATENDSRPYSMADYQNLTVDVNGYAVFRPSNGF
- the LOC125221067 gene encoding TNF receptor-associated factor homolog 1a-like isoform X2, translating into MSVSVTDESGAGRSLEGDLSEQQRCQSEEALIEWRSSGQVENGTPSTSPPYWDSDDGNDGGPKPSDLYGKHTWKIEKFSQINKRELRSNAFEIGGYKWYILIYPHGCDVCNHLSLFLCVANHDKLLPGWSHFAQFTIAVVNKDPKKSKYSDTLHRFWKKEHDWGWKKFMELSKVVDGFVDADTLIIKAQVQVIRERAERPFRCLDHQYRRELVRVYLTNVEQICRRFVEERRGKLGKLIEEKARWSSFFSFWIGMDQNCRRRMSREKTETILKVIVKQFFVEKEVTSTLVMDSLYSGLKVLEGQYKGKENKGKYVDADEVPVPIVRIEKDMFVLVDDVLPLLERAAVEPLPPKEEKGPQNRTKDGTLGEEFNRESIERDERRLTELGRRTIEIFMLAHVFSKIEVAYLEAVSLKMQEELIREEEAAWLAEIEHRAKRAAVDKEKKSKKKQAKQKRNNRKSKDKGKDDKSLSIIQDKIEQDIDIVKRKDSLPADSQSLLEKSDAVEDVSDISDSEECIPEILPPDLEDRDVSPGNWDTDTSEMHPPTEASSSGISGLSSVQNGTEGRSSSAVDDSSSTCSSDSVPSVVISIPQRGNSHNQKNIKSPSRGRNHQSKLKSNQAGSVKEEVSHPSKVVLDAVIKVNRSQSSKAVKPLSQVAHHSDRVAIGAEHQMPKMDEESDSSRKFVTRSVDVDTSEDKEASLCRSPSKSIPLIAPTEMDSKVNVEGKKSSSNRLNQADRSVMLVSDTQKIATPKLTENLTSHQVLESEKPPIQPMMIKADKTSLTSMPVISRPLSAPLTPGSVAAVSVVPTAPVLARSVSAAGRLGLEPAVPKTQNHFPQSYRNAIVGGAATGSFPAFTQNHSASSVVNASVAYSHAPPLVSTPMFSSSSSDLMETNQSKPSFSFGMMSHHDRLQNGPLWVDSYQRENSRKQPDPGHHASQLNGMQSHDLYSSSRVRSHDHLQSGISACTTGRQNHVLTDEFPHLDIINDLLDDEHGVGNLSVSGSAYQNFSNGSHYLNRHFSFPGDPVMSTSSCRFERMQSYQHNILHHSYGGASHDTLGHMIPQASSQPYANNGQIDGFIPNQWQVAGPDLSFLSAQATENDSRPYSMADYQNLTVDVNGYAVFRPSNGF
- the LOC125221067 gene encoding TNF receptor-associated factor homolog 1a-like isoform X3 produces the protein MSVSVTDESGAGRSLEGDLSEQQRCQSEEALIEWRSSGQVENGTPSTSPPYWDSDDGNDGGPKPSDLYGKHTWKIEKFSQINKRELRSNAFEIGGYKWYILIYPHGCDVCNHLSLFLCVANHDKLLPGWSHFAQFTIAVVNKDPKKSKYSDTLHRFWKKEHDWGWKKFMELSKVVDGFVDADTLIIKAQVQVIRERAERPFRCLDHQYRRELVRVYLTNVEQICRRFVEERRGKLGKLIEEKARWSSFFSFWIGMDQNCRRRMSREKTETILKVIVKQFFVEKEVTSTLVMDSLYSGLKVLEGQYKGKENKGKYVDADEVPVPIVRIEKDMFVLVDDVLPLLERAAVEPLPPKEEKGPQNRTKDGTLGEEFNRESIERDERRLTELGRRTIEIFMLAHVFSSKIEVAYLEAVSLKMQEELIREEEAAWLAEIEHRAKRAAVDKEKKSKKKQAKQKRNNRKSKDKGKDDKSLSIIQDKIEQDIDIVKRKDSLPADSQSLLEKSDAVEDVSDISDSEECIPEILPPDLEDRDVSPGNWDTDTSEMHPPTEASSSGISGLSSVQNGTEGRSSSAVDDSSSTCSSDSVPSVVISIPQRGNSHNQKNIKSPSRGRNHQSKLKSNQAGSVKEEVSHPSKVVLDAVIKVNRSQSSKAVKPLSQVAHHSDRVAIGAEHQMPKDEESDSSRKFVTRSVDVDTSEDKEASLCRSPSKSIPLIAPTEMDSKVNVEGKKSSSNRLNQADRSVMLVSDTQKIATPKLTENLTSHQVLESEKPPIQPMMIKADKTSLTSMPVISRPLSAPLTPGSVAAVSVVPTAPVLARSVSAAGRLGLEPAVPKTQNHFPQSYRNAIVGGAATGSFPAFTQNHSASSVVNASVAYSHAPPLVSTPMFSSSSSDLMETNQSKPSFSFGMMSHHDRLQNGPLWVDSYQRENSRKQPDPGHHASQLNGMQSHDLYSSSRVRSHDHLQSGISACTTGRQNHVLTDEFPHLDIINDLLDDEHGVGNLSVSGSAYQNFSNGSHYLNRHFSFPGDPVMSTSSCRFERMQSYQHNILHHSYGGASHDTLGHMIPQASSQPYANNGQIDGFIPNQWQVAGPDLSFLSAQATENDSRPYSMADYQNLTVDVNGYAVFRPSNGF